Genomic DNA from Paracoccus aminophilus JCM 7686:
CAAAGCTGCCAGTCACATTCTGGTCAAGAAACCGAATATGAAAACGAGGCCTATAGCGACGAGGCCGGGCAACCATGATCTCCAAGAGCAAGGGAAGGCATAGGATTCCAAGTGAGCGCGACAAATGCGCTTACACATTCTCCAAGCGCGCTCCACGAATCTGCGCAGCGATGTTCCGCCGTCATCTGGGTCAATCATAGGACGAGCTTAGCATAGCTGCGACTGACGGCTAAGGGGCTCAAAGCGTCGATGACCTGATCCCGGCCTCAGAGCCGATTGGGTAAGAAATCTGACGGAAAGCCATCAATACCTGACAGAACATACAGATGGTGTCAGGTTTCAGAGATTTTTGACTCACGGAGAGAGGCATTGCTGACCCAGTGTGCCGGAGGCACGGCATATGCTATGCGGACATTCCGGGCAGTCAGGGAAGCTTTTCGTCGGGGTCATAGTCCTCGGCGCGCAAGGCCAGCTTGGGCTTTGGCGACCCTCCGCCATCCTGCAGAAGCGCTTCGACTGCATGCAGCAGACCAACCATGGCTTTGGATACCTCGTAGCCCATTGCATCCTTCAAAGCGCTCTCGATTCCAGCGTCTAGCGCCCAATGAACGTAAGCCCAACGCACTGCCCTTGCGCTTTCAGCATAGGCATTTTCGACAGCTACGTAGAACTCGTCGCGAACTTCCACCGTTGCGGCCTCTTCATCGTATTCGCTGAATACTGGCCGACACTGGCAATGACCGCAATGGGCTCCAAATCTACATCACCCCGGATCTGCCGAGCCGATCCCAGCAAGCCTCAAGCCTCGATTGGCTCGATCAGCTCGGGACCGTCATCGCGGATCCCGAAGGGGCGCACGGGATAATGGGAAAGCCGGGCGCCCGCGCCGATTTCAAGGTCGTTGGATCCGCCAAGCCACGCGTCCCGTTCGTCTGAGTTCAGGATCACGGGCATGCGTGTGTGGATCTCTTGGACCGAAGCATTGGCGGCGCGGGTCATGACCGTGCATGTCAGCAGATCGCCCCACCGCGACGCCAAGCCCGCGACCCAGAGCGTATCCTCATTGCCCGCAGAGCGGATAAAATGCGGCTGCTTGTGGCCGGTTTCGCCCGTCCATTCGTAATAGCCCGCCACCGGGATCAGGCAGCGGCCATATTTCCAGACCCCGCGAAACGTCGGCTTGCTCTGCGCCTCCTCGATTCGGGCATTGAAGGTGGCAGCCTTCCAGTCCTTCAGCTCACCCTTGTGCCAGCTCGGCACCAGCCACCAGCGCGCGATCATCGGCTCGAGAGGCTGCTTGCCGAAGATCAAGATGTCCTGCGTCGGTTTGACGTTCCAGCGCCGAGGCAAGGGATCGACCCTGATCTCGGAAAACTCCTCGTCGGAGCCGCGGCGGTTAGGGTCTGCGAAGCGTCCACACATAGGGCGAGGCTACGCTCCAGCCGCCCGTCGGACAAGCACCTGCCGTTTTAGACAGGAAACCCGTTCTGCATCGCAGCGTTGTCTTTGCGTGATGAGTAACGCCTGTTGATTGTGTTTTTAGCGAGTGCATATTTTGGTGACCGCCCAGGATGTTTTCTGGCGGTTGCTCGCTGTTCAGGGGCGGTTTTTTCCGCCCCTTATCAGCCCCCAGAGCAGCGCAGCCAGTGCTGCGCTGACTAGCAGCACCGCGATCACGTCGCCCCGCCTTTCTTCTTGGCGACACGCGACCAGATCACGGTCGCCGCATAGATCACGAGCCCCGCGAGAACGACCGCAAGATCGTTCAGATAGACGGTGAGCGTGCCTGTGGCCTCGTCGAAGCTGACGAAGCCAAGCGCGGTCAGCGCACCGGCCAGCGGGTAGAGGATATAGCGGATAATCAGAGCAATTTGTCCGAGCATGAGAGCGGTTCCTTTCGGTTTCAGAGGGTGGAGAGTTCGCGGGAGACGAGATCGCGCAGGCGATCGCCCACGCTGATCGGATCAGCGGGACCGGCCATGCCGGGTAGCACCGTGATGTCCCATTTGTTTTTCTGGACCACGCCGAGGCTCGGCTGGATCTCGGCATGAGAAAGCGTGGACCAGCGCGACACCGGAATGTCGTAGAGCCGGCACAGCCGCGCGGTCTCGCGCGCGAGCGCCGACACCTGCACCGGCCGGATCGGGGCCCGGCCCCAGACGAACGGACGTTCATTGGCGCCGGCCATTGCACAGATGGAAAGGCCGATCGCGCCGCCATTGGCGCCTTGCGTATGCGCGCGCTGCGCCGCGGGATCGGCCAGCCAGCGCACCTCGCCATCGCCGAGGATCAAAGCGTGATAGGCGGCCGTGGCCTCGGTGCTGGCGGCATAGCCGCTCGCAGCCCAATGCCAGTGAACCCGGGTGACCCCGCTCGGATGCTGAAACAGCAGCCCCCGTGTCTTCTGGGCGGTCAGTGCTGCTGCATAGGCCGCGCGGGTCCGGTTGCCATCGATCCCGTCGATCGGGCCCGGCCAAAAGCCCAGGGCGGCGCAGCGCGCCTGCCGCGCGCGCACCGCGTTCATGACTGCGGTCATGTTCTCTCTCTCCTGAAATGAAAAAACCGCCCGGAGGGGCGGCAGCGTGTGGGACGGGCAAGGCGGTCAGCGCCGCCAGTGCTTCCAGAGATCGATGGCGTTTTTCGGATCATCCACAGCCAAGAGCAGCCAGCGCATGACGCCTTCTGCGGTGAGCGTGACAACGGCACCGGCGACCGGCACGGGAACGCCAAGGGTTTCTGCAGCCCAATCGGCCCCGACCCAGGCCGCGCCGACAGCAACAGCAATCGTGGTGATGACCTTAAGAGGGCCGAGCTGCGCCGTGGTCTTGATCTTGACGATCAGCGCGATGGCGATCGCGATCCAGAACTCGGGAGAGCGGAAGGAAGAAGGTTCAGTCATTGCGCCTCCTGCGCATGAAAAAGCCCGCGCGAGGCGGGCATCAGGCAATCGGCACCTCGAAGGAGTGCATCGGGCGATAGACCGGCAGGCCGGTGATCGGGCCGGTGCCCTGCCAGACCTCACGGATCGAACCCGCTGCGGTGACATAGCGCGTGTCGACCTCGCCCGCATTCGGGCGGCGATAGACATATTGCAGCCGGGCCGAGCTGTTCGGCGTGCCCGAGAGGCTCAGGGTGATCTCGCGATCCCCGGTTTGCTCAACCCCGGTGATTGTGGCGCTGTCGTTCGAGAGGCTGAAGCCGAGATGGGGATCGAGCGGCACCATGTCCCGGTCGATCATAATCGGCGTCAGGCTCTCGACCGCGAGGATCACCTTGTTGCCGAGCCCTGCCGCGCGCTCGCCTTTGGGAAAGGCACACCACCAGGGCAGGCCCGCAACGTGGTTGCGATAGGCAAAGGCATCCATCTCGCGCAAACGGACCTGCGACAGATAGGAGGTGTGGATATGATCGGGCGTCCCGCCGCGCGCCGTACCCATCGGCAGGTGATAACGCGGCCCGACATCGACCACCTTATGACCCGCCAGGCGCGCCTGTCGCATCAACTCGCGCAAAGCGTATTTGACCTGCCAGTCGCTGCCAAACGCGGACATGGCTGTGGTGCCGCCCGGAATATCGACCAGCCAGACCACCGGCAGGCCGGTGAACGCCAGATCGGCCTCGATATCGGCCATGTAGCCAAGCCCGTCAGCCGTATAGGTCGCCCACGGGTCGCGCCGATTGGTCTCGCCATGGGTGAAGGCGATCACGATTTCTGTTGGCGGAACAGCTGCATGCGTCATCACCGCCGTCACCCACTCGATCATGCGAATGCGCTGGGGCGCGGGCGCGCCGGAGGGAAGCACCTTCCAGATCGCAAAATTCGGATCGGTCGCCGTGAATCCCGCGCCGCCGCGCCCATGACTGCCTGCGTAGATCATCCCGGCCCCGCGCGGATCGAGCGCGTTCGACGCAGAGGCAAGAGCCTCGGCAGACGATTGGACGCCTGCGATCTGTGCGGGAACAAAGCCAGTGATCGGAACGGTAGGGACTTGCCCGTTGTGCCCCCGCAACCCGCCCAGCTCGCCGACGCCATCATTCGACATCAGCACGAAGTCGGGCGTTTTCGCCGGGATATAGAGCGGAGGGCCCTCCATCTCAGACACCGCCGCATTGGACTGCCCGAGCACCATGAAAATCGCGACCCGCGACGGCAGCCAGTGCCATGCCCCGTCGCCGCCGACCGTATAGCGTGCCGCAGCGCCGATCCCGGCATCGCCAACCAGCTGGGTTACGCCGCCAACGCGGCGCGGCAATAGGGTCGCCGAGGCGGGCAAGGGCTCGGGGGGCGTATAGCCGCCGCCCGAGCCGCTGCCCGAGACCGTGGCCAGCGCGGCCTGCATCTGGGCGAAGGTCGGATGATCGCGGGCGACCCATTCCGACGACCACCGCAGGATCCACCACTTTGCATCGAGGTCTTTTGCATATTCATCGGTTTCAGGCAGGTCGGGCAGCCTGCCAATCGTCGCCCAGATTGCCTCTCCCGGCGCGTTGCCCTTCGTAATGACAAGCACTTTCGCTCCTGCCGGGACGGTGATCCCAGACGGTCGCAGATTGTTTGCGACGACGCGCTTGACAGCGCCGTCGTACATGTCATCCCGCAGCACCTGGGAAGACGAGGCCCGCCGCCACCATTGGTTACCCGTGCCGTCGCGGCGCAGCGTGTCCGTTACCACGCCATCGCTCGGCGCAGAGGCTCGAACCCATTTCGCGGATTCCGTCCCGACTGATTTGGTGACGTCGATGCACTGCGTCCCGGTCGGGGGGATCGCGCCGTCGATCGTCAGGCTGTTGTTCGCATATTGCCAGACCCGGCCAGAGCGCAGTTCGGAGGTGTCAGCCTTGGCCGCGAGATCACTCTCGATCGACGTTGTCGAGAACGTGCGCCCCCACCATTGGCCGGTCGCATCCTGAACCAAAACATCCGTCGCGCCGCCGCTCGTCGGCGCCGATCGTCGAACCCAGTCGGCCTGGCCAGATCCGGTCGTCTTATGCACCGCGATCATTTGGGTGCCGGTCGGGGGCGTAGCGCCCACCGGCGTCAGGTCATTGCGGGCATAGCGCCAGACCCGGCCATTGGGCAGATCGGTCTCAACGGCCGAGACCCGCGCCTTGATCGCCGGCGTATCCTCGGAGAGATACCACCACGCGGCATCGGCGGTCTGGGCATGGATCGCCGGATTGACCGGGTTCGGAGCCGATCCAAGCCGACGCCAGTTAAAGGTCCCGGAGTTATTGGCGACGATGATCTGGTTCGTGCCGGGCGGCGGGGTTTGCGCAGAGAGATTGGTGCTCGAGCTGTGCCAGAGCCTGCCATTGCGCAGATCCGTGAGCTCAGCATTCGTGCCCGTCTGCATCTCCGTCATCCAGGTCCGGATATCGGCCTTGGGCACCGCGGAGCCATTCGGGTAAATCTCACCCGGCGTCTTGGTCGTCGTGACCATGGGGAACCTCAGTCTTTAAGGGAGATATTGGCCGACAAGCACCTCAGCCGAGGTCTTGCCGCTTTGATTTTCTGATCGGAGCCAGTAGCGCGCGCCCTCGGACGGGATGCTGGCCGTGATCGCGACCTCGGACGAGGTGTCGTAATTCCAGCGCTGGAAGACCGCCGCGCTGAACGGCGCGGCTGGCGCGGCGCGCCACAGTCCGGTGCGGTAGTAATTGGCGCCGAGATCCGGAGCCATGATCACCGTCAGCGTGCCGCCAGCCGTCCCGGACTTGCTGATGATCTGCGGCGCATCGGGAGGCGTGGTATTGGCGACAACCTCGATGCCCGTCACCGTCGTGATTTCTGAGGCCGCATCATTGCCGCCCGGCGCCGCGCCGCTATCTGGGCGCGCGCTATACCAGCCGATGCCAATCTCATATTCGCCGCGATCGGCATTGGGCAGGCTCCGCGCGACGAGCTTGCCGCCCACCCGGATGTCCTGCACCTCGAGCCCATAGCGAAAGCTCGAGCCCGCGCGCCGGTAATAGCCGCCGAGATAATACGGCCCGTCAATCGGATCGACCTCGATGCGGATATAGGGCGGCCCGTCATTGTTGGCGATTGTCAGGGAGGAGATCACCGGCGCCGCGAGAAGCTGCTGACCGGGCTCGACTTTCTCCGGGACCGAGGGTGGGTCGCCCTCCTCCGCGGCAGTCCAGCTAAAGCTCGCCGGATCTGCCGCGATCAGCTGGACCGTGACCACGCCGTCATCGCCCTCGGCGTCAAAGGCAAAGCCGTCGATCCAGGCGCTCGCATTAATCAGCCCAAGCTCGGGCAGATGCAGGCGCACGGTTTCTTCTTCGAGGAGCAACAGCCCCCAGAAGCGCAACCGCACCGTCGCCCGCCAACTCGGATTGAGCTTGGCCATCTTGATCTTGGCAAGCCGCCGCGCCTGCCCGTGGCTCTGCACCCAAGGGAAGTCGATCTCTTTCGCCGCGCTCTCGCCATAAAGCGCCAGCGCCGCAGCATCATCCCAAGGATCAGCGCTGGTCTGCTGCCAGCCGATTTCGGGCGCAACATATTTGGGCACCAGCGTGGTGACGCGCTCGAACTCGCCAGAGCCCGGCCCGATGTCGAGGCTGACGATATGCTCCTCCCGGATCGTGTAGTTCGGCGCGCGCCATTTGCCGACCCGAAAGCCGAGCTTGCCCTCGCTGGTGATGTAGAACCGGCCCGCAGAAGCATCCTCGAGGCGGCGCAGGACATCGACCACCGGCTCGGACAGAGCATAGCTGCCGCCGCCGATATAGCGCCGCGCGGTGCCCGGTGCCTTGCGCGGGATCGGATCCTCGCAATCGGCAATGGCCTGGGCGAAAGAGGCCGTGTCGAGATCGGCGAGCCGCAGCGGGCCATAGCTCGGATGGGTCAGCACATCCCGCGCCTGCACGGCGATATTGTCGGACCAGGTCGCGTCGCCGGTGATCGGGTTGTGGCAAGCATCGCCCTTGATCAGCGCCGATATCTGCGGATCGCCCCCGCTATAGATCTCCGAGATCTTGTCGCCCTTGACCGCATCGAAGGTGCCCAAGATCGTGCCGACCCCGCGCAGCCGGTGGTTCGGCGTCCAGCCCGGAAACGCTGCCTGCAGCGCAGCATAGGCCCCGCCCGATTGCAGGGCGCTCTGGCCAGAGCGCCAGTCGATGCTGACCACGCCGTCATAGGGTTTGCTGGTCACCGCAGTCCCTGAGAGTGTGACCTCCTTGTCATTGAGCCACACCGTCTCAACCGCCGAGATCCCGCCCTGCCCCATCGCCAAGAGCTTGAAGAGCCGTCGCTGACCGCCGACCTGCGCCCAATCCCAGAACATCGCGGCGCCCGAGGCGCGCACCCGGCCAAGATGGCGGATGCGCTGCGCGTTGCTGTCGCGCAATTCGGTCTGCAGATCGCGCGGCTTTGGCCCTTTCGGCTGGGTGACTTT
This window encodes:
- a CDS encoding SOS response-associated peptidase → MCGRFADPNRRGSDEEFSEIRVDPLPRRWNVKPTQDILIFGKQPLEPMIARWWLVPSWHKGELKDWKAATFNARIEEAQSKPTFRGVWKYGRCLIPVAGYYEWTGETGHKQPHFIRSAGNEDTLWVAGLASRWGDLLTCTVMTRAANASVQEIHTRMPVILNSDERDAWLGGSNDLEIGAGARLSHYPVRPFGIRDDGPELIEPIEA
- a CDS encoding Pam3-gp28 family putative phage holin, whose translation is MLGQIALIIRYILYPLAGALTALGFVSFDEATGTLTVYLNDLAVVLAGLVIYAATVIWSRVAKKKGGAT
- a CDS encoding peptidoglycan recognition protein family protein, producing the protein MTAVMNAVRARQARCAALGFWPGPIDGIDGNRTRAAYAAALTAQKTRGLLFQHPSGVTRVHWHWAASGYAASTEATAAYHALILGDGEVRWLADPAAQRAHTQGANGGAIGLSICAMAGANERPFVWGRAPIRPVQVSALARETARLCRLYDIPVSRWSTLSHAEIQPSLGVVQKNKWDITVLPGMAGPADPISVGDRLRDLVSRELSTL
- a CDS encoding phage tail protein; protein product: MPQVGAWLVATWSAQTVVGFALRTAAAIALNMAVAKVTQPKGPKPRDLQTELRDSNAQRIRHLGRVRASGAAMFWDWAQVGGQRRLFKLLAMGQGGISAVETVWLNDKEVTLSGTAVTSKPYDGVVSIDWRSGQSALQSGGAYAALQAAFPGWTPNHRLRGVGTILGTFDAVKGDKISEIYSGGDPQISALIKGDACHNPITGDATWSDNIAVQARDVLTHPSYGPLRLADLDTASFAQAIADCEDPIPRKAPGTARRYIGGGSYALSEPVVDVLRRLEDASAGRFYITSEGKLGFRVGKWRAPNYTIREEHIVSLDIGPGSGEFERVTTLVPKYVAPEIGWQQTSADPWDDAAALALYGESAAKEIDFPWVQSHGQARRLAKIKMAKLNPSWRATVRLRFWGLLLLEEETVRLHLPELGLINASAWIDGFAFDAEGDDGVVTVQLIAADPASFSWTAAEEGDPPSVPEKVEPGQQLLAAPVISSLTIANNDGPPYIRIEVDPIDGPYYLGGYYRRAGSSFRYGLEVQDIRVGGKLVARSLPNADRGEYEIGIGWYSARPDSGAAPGGNDAASEITTVTGIEVVANTTPPDAPQIISKSGTAGGTLTVIMAPDLGANYYRTGLWRAAPAAPFSAAVFQRWNYDTSSEVAITASIPSEGARYWLRSENQSGKTSAEVLVGQYLP